A region from the Vanacampus margaritifer isolate UIUO_Vmar chromosome 5, RoL_Vmar_1.0, whole genome shotgun sequence genome encodes:
- the trpc6b gene encoding short transient receptor potential channel 6, whose protein sequence is MTAKLSRSPSWGAVPVFRDHPVSSLSLTEEAFLEAVICGNVPEVRRLLDELPDINVNSVKFTGQNALQLAVANEHLEITKLLLERKELTRMGDALLLAIRKGYVRIAEAILSHRAFADVERLTSSPSQVDIHGDLFAYDENGSLFSNDITPIILASQCHDYEIVHLLLARGARIQRPHDYFCWCSACSQEQADDSFRHSQSRIDAYRGLASPAYLSLSNEDPVMAALELSHELAVLASTEMEFKNDYKKLSIQCKDFMVGLLDLCQNTEEVEAILHGDSLESGQNLARLKLAIKYEVKKFVAHPNCQQRLLSIWYQNVSGLRQWTMAVKILLVLGVAVGLPVLALVSWIAPSSKLGKLMSSPFLMFVAHAASFVAFLCLLVLNAADRFNGPPLMPNMTSHDRPSQLFRMKITPFTWMEILIMSWVLGKIWEECKDIWSQDIREYIAEPWNLLDFNILAIFTSSFIARLMALWHVYAAQCYVDEHHVNLSSTSLPSDIQYFQLARVKWLPSDPQLISEGLYAIAVVLSFCRIAYVLPANESFGPLQISLGRTVKDIFKFLVIFITVFVAFMVGMFNLYSYYLGAKHNDAFTTLEESFKTLFWTIFGLSEVKSVVIDIDHKFIENIGYILYGVYNVIMVIVLLNMLIAMFNSSFQEIEGDADVEWKFARAKLWFSYFEQGGSLPVPFNLLPSLGPVASLMRGLKGCFWETVRGEVRENMQCDQMERNKLSQQEDSRVDASACPTRYQKIMNRLVKRHILKAQRDKENDEVNEGELNEIKRDISSLRFELLGMGKREVKTLAELIRQLSEVTQGHHESH, encoded by the exons ATGACAGCGAAACTCTCAAGATCGCCCTCATGGGGCGCTGTCCCCGTCTTCCGAGACCATCCCGTATCCAGCCTCTCCCTGACTGAGGAAGCTTTCTTAGAGGCTGTTATATGCGGCAATGTTCCTGAAGTGAGACGCTTGCTGGACGAACTGCCGGACATCAACGTCAACAGCGTCAAATTCACGGGCCAGAACGCTTTGCAGCTGGCTGTGGCCAACGAGCATTTGGAGATCACCAAGTTGCTCCTGGAGAGGAAAGAGCTGACCAGGATGGGAGACGCGTTGCTCTTAGCCATCCGTAAAGGTTACGTGCGCATTGCGGAGGCCATCTTGAGTCACCGGGCCTTTGCGGACGTTGAGAGGTTGACGTCCAGCCCCAGTCAGGTGGACATACATGGAGATCTTTTTGCATACGACGAGAACGGCAGCCTCTTCTCCAACGACATCACGCCCATCATCCTGGCTTCCCAATGTCACGACTACGAGATTGTGCACTTGCTTCTCGCCAGGGGGGCTCGTATCCAGCGGCCCCACGACTACTTCTGCTGGTGCAGCGCCTGCAGCCAAGAGCAGGCCGATGACTCCTTCAGACACTCCCAGTCACGCATTGACGCCTACAGAGGTCTCGCCAGTCCAGCCTACCTTTCGCTCTCCAATGAAGATCCCGTGATGGCAGCGCTGGAGCTGAGCCATGAGCTGGCAGTCTTGGCGAGCACCGAGATGGAGTTCAAG aacgactacaagaaactgtccATTCAGTGTAAAGACTTCATGGTGGGTCTCTTGGACTTATGCCAGAACACAGAGGAAGTTGAGGCCATCTTGCACGGTGACTCGCTCGAGAGCGGGCAAAACCTCGCCAGGTTAAAACTTGCCATCAAGTATGAAGTTAAGAAG TTTGTGGCCCATCCCAATTGCCAGCAACGGCTACTCTCCATCTGGTATCAGAACGTTTCTGGACTACGTCAATGGACTATGGCAGTTAAGATTCTCCTGGTCCTTGGGGTCGCAGTTGGCTTGCCCGTTCTGGCACTCGTGTCCTGGATTGCACCATCCAGCAAG CTAGGGAAGCTGATGTCCAGCCCTTTCCTGATGTTTGTGGCCCATGCCGCCTCCTTTGTGGCATTCCTATGCCTTCTGGTCCTGAACGCAGCTGACCGCTTCAACGGTCCGCCGCTGATGCCCAACATGACTTCCCACGATCGGCCCTCTCAGCTCTTCCGCATGAAGATCACACCCTTCACCTGGATGGAGATTCTCATCATGTCCTGGGTTCTAG GGAAAATATGGGAAGAATGCAAAGATATTTGGTCCCAGGACATCAGAGAGTATATTGCAGAACCGTGGAACCTTCTGGACTTCAACATTTTGGCCATCTTCACCAGCTCGTTCATTGCACGGCTGATGGCGCTCTGGCACGTGTACGCCGCTCAGTGCTACGTGGACGAGCACCACGTAAACCTGTCCAGCACCTCCCTGCCATCGGACATTCAGTATTTTCAGCTCG CCCGAGTCAAGTGGCTTCCGTCAGATCCGCAGCTCATTTCCGAGGGCCTGTACGCCATCGCGGTGGTGCTGAGCTTCTGCCGCATCGCCTACGTGCTGCCCGCCAACGAGAGCTTTGGCCCGCTCCAGATCTCACTCGGCAGGACGGTGAAGGACATCTTCAAGTTCCTGGTGATTTTCATCACCGTCTTTGTGGCGTTCATGGTGGGGATGTTCAACCTGTACTCGTACTACCTCGGGGCCAAGCACAACGACGCTTTCACCAC GTTGGAGGAAAGCTTCAAAACGCTCTTTTGGACCATCTTCGGCCTGTCGGAAGTGAAGTCGGTGGTAATCGATATCGACCACAAATTCATCGAGAACATCGGCTACATTCTGTACGGCGTCTACAACGTCATCATGGTGATCGTCTTGCTGAACATGCTCATCGCCATGTTCAATAGCTCCTTTCAAGAGATAGAG GGTGACGCTGACGTGGAGTGGAAGTTTGCCCGAGCCAAATTGTGGTTCTCGTACTTCGAGCAAGGCGGCTCACTGCCCGTCCCCTTCAACCTGCTCCCAAGTCTCGGCCCGGTTGCTTCACTCATGCGTGGACTCAAAGGATGTTTTTGGGAGACAGTTCGAGGAGAAGTCAGAGAAAATATGCAGTGTGACCAAATGGAACGAAACAAG TTAAGCCAACAAGAAGACTCCAGAGTGGACGCATCTGCTTGCCCAACACGTTATCAA AAGATCATGAACCGCCTCGTCAAGAGACACATCCTGAAAGCGCAGCGAGACAAAGAAAACGACGAGGTGAATGAAG GCGAACTGAACGAGATCAAGCGGGACATCTCCAGCCTCCGCTTCGAGTTGCTAGGGATGGGCAAGCGAGAAGTGAAGACCCTGGCTGAGCTCATCAGGCAGCTGAGTGAAGTGACACAAGGACATCATGAGTCTCATTAG
- the pgr gene encoding progesterone receptor has translation MEKVHDGMLESVGDIMHFNDMKLPAGGSGSGGSGGGGGGGDYAAAGLPPSQSDGSVFRDCANLLDAPQEEQQEQEQQDDTPYERGSDFLKWQHFVKDNTAQVGSSMSSKFIKDEQEASVIMEAPCPAFQALDGCSQGGRKQPHYGFGEPECARFAPAGPRPAQEASPNFLAHINPAEQMPQQSQAMAGKCAAALHLDASAPSPAHLAVYKSEVARWQVPAVGPGVGEAQFWCQPAGVTEDPFGYNGMHSQAVAQRNHTPFNAFAGMPPQRSCVICGDEASGCHYGVLTCGSCKVFFKRAVEGHHSYLCAGRNDCIVDKIRRKNCPACRLRKCYQAGMMLGGRKLKRFGALKALGLSPSVMFPSHLSVSGDGQALGAMAGMPGIQELQFSQQIAAILENIEPEVVFSGYDSAQADVPHVLLNSLNRLCEKQLLWIVKWSKSLPGFRNLHITDQMTLIQYSWMNLMVFSLGWRSFQNVTREYLYFAPDLVLSLEQMRRSPIYDLCLAIQFIPQEFANLQVTREEFLCMKAIILLNTVPLEGLKSQGAFEEMRQNYIRELTKAIHGKEKGVVASSQRFYHLTKLMDAMHEIVKKVNLFCLSTFIQADAMKVEFPEMMTEVIASQLPKVLAGMVRPLLFHPK, from the exons ATGGAGAAAGTCCACGACGGGATGCTCGAATCCGTGGGTGACATCATGCACTTCAACGACATGAAGCTCCCGGCTGGCGGCAGCGGCAGTGGCGgcagtggcggcggcggcggcggcggcgactaCGCGGCCGCCGGCTTGCCGCCGAGTCAAAGCGACGGTTCGGTGTTCAGGGACTGCGCCAACCTGTTGGACGCTCCGCAAGAGGAGCAGCAGGAGCAGGAACAACAGGACGACACTCCGTACGAGCGTGgaagtgactttttaaaatggcaGCACTTCGTCAAAGACAACACGGCGCAGGTCGGCTCCAGCATGTCGTCCAAGTTCATCAAGGACGAGCAAGAAGCGTCCGTCATCATGGAGGCGCCCTGCCCGGCCTTCCAGGCGCTCGACGGCTGCTCTCAAGGCGGCCGCAAGCAGCCCCACTACGGCTTCGGAGAGCCGGAGTGCGCGCGCTTCGCCCCGGCGGGTCCTCGGCCGGCGCAGGAGGCTTCGCCCAACTTCCTGGCGCACATCAACCCCGCGGAGCAGATGCCCCAGCAGAGCCAAGCGATGGCCGGGAAGTGCGCAGCCGCGCTCCACCTGGACGCCAGCGCGCCCTCGCCGGCTCACCTGGCCGTGTACAAGAGCGAGGTGGCCCGCTGGCAAGTGCCCGCCGTGGGGCCCGGGGTCGGGGAGGCGCAGTTCTGGTGTCAGCCGGCAGGGGTGACCGAGGACCCGTTTGGCTATAATGGGATGCACAGCCAGGCCGTGGCCCAGCGGAACCACACGCCTTTCAACGCCTTTGCCGG TATGCCTCCTCAGAGGTCCTGCGTGATCTGCGGCGACGAGGCCTCCGGGTGCCACTACGGCGTTCTAACCTGCGGCAGCTGCAAGGTGTTTTTTAAAAGAGCAGTGGAAG GTCATCACAGCTACCTGTGCGCCGGGCGGAACGATTGCATCGTGGACAAGATTCGGAGGAAAAACTGCCCGGCGTGTCGTCTGCGCAAGTGCTATCAAGCGGGAATGATGCTCGGGG GCAGGAAATTGAAGCGTTTCGGCGCCCTCAAGGCGCTGGGCTTGTCGCCCTCGGTCATGTTCCCGTCGCACTTGTCCGTGTCGGGTGACGGCCAGGCCCTGGGCGCCATGGCGGGCATGCCGGGCATCCAGGAGCTACAGTTCTCCCAGCAGATCGCCGCCATCCTGGAGAACATCGAACCTGAGGTGGTGTTTTCGGGCTACGACAGCGCGCAGGCCGACGTCCCCCACGTGCTGCTCAACAGCCTCAACAGGCTGTGCGAGAAGCAGCTGCTGTGGATCGTCAAGTGGTCCAAGTCTTTGCCAG GCTTTCGTAATCTTCACATCACCGACCAGATGACTCTCATCCAGTACTCGTGGATGAACCTGATGGTGTTTTCTCTCGGTTGGCGCTCCTTTCAGAACGTCACCAGGGAATATTTGTACTTTGCGCCTGACCTCGTTCTAAGCCT GGAACAAATGAGGAGATCCCCCATTTACGACCTGTGCTTGGCCATCCAGTTCATCCCGCAGGAGTTTGCCAACCTTCAAGTGACCCGCGAGGAGTTCCTGTGCATGAAGGCCATCATTTTACTTAACACAg TGCCTCTGGAAGGTCTGAAAAGCCAAGGCGCGTTCGAGGAGATGCGCCAGAATTACATCCGCGAGCTGACCAAGGCCATCCACGGGAAGGAGAAGGGCGTGGTCGCCAGCTCGCAGCGCTTCTACCACCTCACCAAGCTCATGGACGCCATGCACGAA ATAGTGAAGAAGGTCAACCTGTTCTGCCTGAGCACCTTCATCCAGGCCGACGCCATGAAGGTGGAGTTTCCCGAGATGATGACGGAGGTGATCGCCTCGCAGCTGCCCAAGGTCCTGGCGGGAATGGTGAGGCCGCTGCTCTTCCACCCCAAGTGA
- the cep126 gene encoding uncharacterized protein cep126 isoform X1, whose translation MSSLQQERAALVEEQKVNRQRSRKCVQETNRRCRDLREKQRLWILQEQRRREEVLQQRRQKIQDVTEQFQRAYVPPSQRPSQCERLTLVKDYPNLDDALSQIRGPRLASNINSQTGSTSTSRPVAALSESPLHHTPVAVSAYVGHQEPSPCMRRWHELPKKQLEHSGQDDNVSRCSKSDSLSSQDSLENEEPAKSTVLHYSEKPVQDLKCPNDLRPLLPVPGPTLVAVKPHIHRLPADLNYNLPTQKETCASVNNLNKFSTDMGAWKHINTGSPKCHLSQDSSGSKVSSPAACRVQFTKGILKTMPGETPAESPRAHANAVKPVQLLVCDSIEVAKARSKAADFKNASKKLRWLDEEAGESDGARPRDGLQTWVDVGVQVSTDMVGPHIPQGDYVARVGAGLVSSGFSTQSPVPVARIRGELQTALKNWGPTRGPYVGDQARVSHQLAPPPPEDTQRLMTGDGAVINTRLPTSFSRPTADSSWKGPLAFRHPPTPGGGGRGRRVTSKEKVLDRTPTDDEIYQLCQDVRNAFISTAGQQPDTSLDKDGALRCQALTGGRTANKSSADQNRRPSGAANRKPPEFFKITCLQGADQVGISPKGYYTDHPNKGAKTASQRRLTEKHAHGPPEERAGKPHTTTSQPHQLHYQQQYQRRHPAPTSISMEEQRIFQSLDRLNGQLSRKGGLH comes from the exons ATGTCGAGCCTCCAGCAGGAGAGAGCCGCTCTAGTTGAGGAGCAGAAGGTGAACCGACAGCGATCTCGCAAATGTGTGCAGGAGACCAACCGCAGATGCAG GGatctgagggagaaacagagaCTGTGGATTCTACAGGAGCAACGGCGGCGCGAAGAAGTCCTGCAGCAGCGCCGGCAGAAGATCCAAGATGTCACTGAGCAATTCCAGAGGGCTTACGTGCCTCCCTCTCAGAGGCCGAGCCAATGCGAGCGGCTCACTTTGGTCAAAGATTATCCAAATTTGGATGATGCGCTCAGTCAAATTCGAGGCCCCAGGCTGGCGTCTAACATCAACAG TCAAACGGGCAGCACCTCCACTTCCAGACCCGTCGCTGCCTTGTCAGAATCCCCCCTTCACCACACTCCCGTTGCTGTGTCGGCATATGTGGGACATCAGGAGCCGAGCCCTTGTATGAGGAGGTGGCACGAGCTTCCAAAGAAGCAACTGGAGCACAGTGGACAG GACGACAACGTGTCCCGTTGCTCTAAGTCTGACAGTCTGTCCAGTCAGGACAGTCTGGAGAACGAGGAACCCGCAAAGAGCACCGTCCTCCACTACTCGGAAAAGCCCGTCCAAGACCTCAAATGCCCCAACGACCTACGACCTCTGTTGCCGGTGCCCGGGCCCACCTTGGTCGCTGTGAAGCCGCACATCCACAGGCTCCCCGCGGACCTCAATTACAACCTACCCACCCAGAAGGAAACCTGCGCTTCTGTGAATAACCTCAACAAGTTCTCCACGGACATGGGCGCGTGGAAGCACATCAATACAGGAAGCCCAAAGTGCCACCTGAGTCAAGATTCCAGCGGGTCAAAGGTGTCATCGCCCGCAGCCTGCAGAGTCCAATTCACGAAAGGTATCCTCAAAACGATGCCCGGTGAAACACCGGCTGAATCCCCGCGAGCTCACGCCAACGCCGTCAAACCCGTTCAGTTGTTGGTGTGCGACAGCATCGAAGTGGCCAAAGCCAGATCCAAGGCTGCCGACTTCAAGAACGCCTCCAAGAAGCTGCGCTGGCTGGATGAGGAGGCGGGCGAATCCGACGGGGCGCGACCCAGAGACGGCCTACAGACGTGGGTAGATGTCGGAGTTCAAGTCAGCACCGACATGGTGGGGCCTCACATCCCTCAAGGGGACTACGTGGCCAGGGTCGGGGCGGGTCTGGTTTCCTCGGGCTTCAGCACCCAATCCCCGGTCCCGGTGGCCAGGATCCGGGGGGAGTTACAGACCGCCTTGAAGAACTGGGGTCCCACCAGGGGCCCGTACGTCGGCGACCAGGCTCGTGTCAGCCATCAGCTCGCTCCTCCGCCTCCCGAGGACACGCAGAGACTTATGACGGGCGACGGCGCCGTCATCAATACTCGCTTGCCGACCTCGTTTAGCCGGCCCACGGCCGACAGCAGCTGGAAAGGTCCGCTTGCTTTCCGTCATCCGCCGACGCCGGGGGGCGGCGGCAGAGGACGCAGAGTGACATCGAAGGAAAAAGTGTTAGACCGCACCCCCACTGACGATGAGATCTATCAGCTGTGCCAGGACGTCCGCAACGCATTCATCAGCACCGCCGGACAACAGCCGGACAcgtcattag ACAAAGATGGGGCCCTCCGATGTCAGGCTTTGACGGGTGGGCGGACTGCAAACAAATCCAGTGCGGATCAGAACCGACGACCTTCTGGTGCAGCCAATAGGAAACCTCCCGAATTCTTTAAG ATAACATGTCTCCAGGGTGCAGATCAAGTGGGAATATCTCCCAAAGGATACTACACAGATCACCCAAACAAAG GCGCCAAAACTGCCAGCCAGCGCCGTCTGACGGAAAAGCACGCTCACGGTCCCCCGGAGGAACGTGCTGGCAAACCACACACGACCACCTCGCAGCCACACCAGCTGCATTACCAGCAGCAGTACCAGCGCCGACACCCGGCGCCGACGTCCATCTCCATGGAAGAGCAGAGAATCTTTCAGTCCCTGGACCGGCTCAACGGCCAGCTGTCTCGCAAAGGTGGCTTGCATTGA
- the cep126 gene encoding uncharacterized protein cep126 isoform X2 has product MSSLQQERAALVEEQKVNRQRSRKCVQETNRRCRDLREKQRLWILQEQRRREEVLQQRRQKIQDVTEQFQRAYVPPSQRPSQCERLTLVKDYPNLDDALSQIRGPRLASNINSQTGSTSTSRPVAALSESPLHHTPVAVSAYVGHQEPSPCMRRWHELPKKQLEHSGQDDNVSRCSKSDSLSSQDSLENEEPAKSTVLHYSEKPVQDLKCPNDLRPLLPVPGPTLVAVKPHIHRLPADLNYNLPTQKETCASVNNLNKFSTDMGAWKHINTGSPKCHLSQDSSGSKVSSPAACRVQFTKGILKTMPGETPAESPRAHANAVKPVQLLVCDSIEVAKARSKAADFKNASKKLRWLDEEAGESDGARPRDGLQTWVDVGVQVSTDMVGPHIPQGDYVARVGAGLVSSGFSTQSPVPVARIRGELQTALKNWGPTRGPYVGDQARVSHQLAPPPPEDTQRLMTGDGAVINTRLPTSFSRPTADSSWKGPLAFRHPPTPGGGGRGRRVTSKEKVLDRTPTDDEIYQLCQDVRNAFISTAGQQPDTSLDKDGALRCQALTGGRTANKSSADQNRRPSGAANRKPPEFFKGADQVGISPKGYYTDHPNKGAKTASQRRLTEKHAHGPPEERAGKPHTTTSQPHQLHYQQQYQRRHPAPTSISMEEQRIFQSLDRLNGQLSRKGGLH; this is encoded by the exons ATGTCGAGCCTCCAGCAGGAGAGAGCCGCTCTAGTTGAGGAGCAGAAGGTGAACCGACAGCGATCTCGCAAATGTGTGCAGGAGACCAACCGCAGATGCAG GGatctgagggagaaacagagaCTGTGGATTCTACAGGAGCAACGGCGGCGCGAAGAAGTCCTGCAGCAGCGCCGGCAGAAGATCCAAGATGTCACTGAGCAATTCCAGAGGGCTTACGTGCCTCCCTCTCAGAGGCCGAGCCAATGCGAGCGGCTCACTTTGGTCAAAGATTATCCAAATTTGGATGATGCGCTCAGTCAAATTCGAGGCCCCAGGCTGGCGTCTAACATCAACAG TCAAACGGGCAGCACCTCCACTTCCAGACCCGTCGCTGCCTTGTCAGAATCCCCCCTTCACCACACTCCCGTTGCTGTGTCGGCATATGTGGGACATCAGGAGCCGAGCCCTTGTATGAGGAGGTGGCACGAGCTTCCAAAGAAGCAACTGGAGCACAGTGGACAG GACGACAACGTGTCCCGTTGCTCTAAGTCTGACAGTCTGTCCAGTCAGGACAGTCTGGAGAACGAGGAACCCGCAAAGAGCACCGTCCTCCACTACTCGGAAAAGCCCGTCCAAGACCTCAAATGCCCCAACGACCTACGACCTCTGTTGCCGGTGCCCGGGCCCACCTTGGTCGCTGTGAAGCCGCACATCCACAGGCTCCCCGCGGACCTCAATTACAACCTACCCACCCAGAAGGAAACCTGCGCTTCTGTGAATAACCTCAACAAGTTCTCCACGGACATGGGCGCGTGGAAGCACATCAATACAGGAAGCCCAAAGTGCCACCTGAGTCAAGATTCCAGCGGGTCAAAGGTGTCATCGCCCGCAGCCTGCAGAGTCCAATTCACGAAAGGTATCCTCAAAACGATGCCCGGTGAAACACCGGCTGAATCCCCGCGAGCTCACGCCAACGCCGTCAAACCCGTTCAGTTGTTGGTGTGCGACAGCATCGAAGTGGCCAAAGCCAGATCCAAGGCTGCCGACTTCAAGAACGCCTCCAAGAAGCTGCGCTGGCTGGATGAGGAGGCGGGCGAATCCGACGGGGCGCGACCCAGAGACGGCCTACAGACGTGGGTAGATGTCGGAGTTCAAGTCAGCACCGACATGGTGGGGCCTCACATCCCTCAAGGGGACTACGTGGCCAGGGTCGGGGCGGGTCTGGTTTCCTCGGGCTTCAGCACCCAATCCCCGGTCCCGGTGGCCAGGATCCGGGGGGAGTTACAGACCGCCTTGAAGAACTGGGGTCCCACCAGGGGCCCGTACGTCGGCGACCAGGCTCGTGTCAGCCATCAGCTCGCTCCTCCGCCTCCCGAGGACACGCAGAGACTTATGACGGGCGACGGCGCCGTCATCAATACTCGCTTGCCGACCTCGTTTAGCCGGCCCACGGCCGACAGCAGCTGGAAAGGTCCGCTTGCTTTCCGTCATCCGCCGACGCCGGGGGGCGGCGGCAGAGGACGCAGAGTGACATCGAAGGAAAAAGTGTTAGACCGCACCCCCACTGACGATGAGATCTATCAGCTGTGCCAGGACGTCCGCAACGCATTCATCAGCACCGCCGGACAACAGCCGGACAcgtcattag ACAAAGATGGGGCCCTCCGATGTCAGGCTTTGACGGGTGGGCGGACTGCAAACAAATCCAGTGCGGATCAGAACCGACGACCTTCTGGTGCAGCCAATAGGAAACCTCCCGAATTCTTTAAG GGTGCAGATCAAGTGGGAATATCTCCCAAAGGATACTACACAGATCACCCAAACAAAG GCGCCAAAACTGCCAGCCAGCGCCGTCTGACGGAAAAGCACGCTCACGGTCCCCCGGAGGAACGTGCTGGCAAACCACACACGACCACCTCGCAGCCACACCAGCTGCATTACCAGCAGCAGTACCAGCGCCGACACCCGGCGCCGACGTCCATCTCCATGGAAGAGCAGAGAATCTTTCAGTCCCTGGACCGGCTCAACGGCCAGCTGTCTCGCAAAGGTGGCTTGCATTGA